The following proteins are encoded in a genomic region of Cercospora beticola chromosome 8, complete sequence:
- a CDS encoding 60S ribosomal protein eL18, translating to MGVDLDKHHVKSGHRKAPKSNNPYKNLLHKLYTFLDRRTDSKFNATVLRRLRMSRINNPPISLSKIVAVTANKHSGAAHEGKIRAVVGTVTDDNRLLEVPKLSICALRFTAPARARIEKAGGECLTFDQLALRAPTGSNVVLLRGPKNAREAVKHFGFGPHTDKKPYVESKGRKFERARGRRRSRGFKV from the exons ATGGGTGTCG ATTTGGACAAGCACCACGTCAAGTCGGGTCACCGAAAG GCCCCGAAGTCGAACAACCCATACAAGAACCTGTTGCACAAGTTGTACACGTTCCTTGACCGCCGCACAGACAGCAAGTTCAATGCTACCGTGCTGAGGAG ACTGCGCATGTCGCGCATCAACAACCCACCGATCTCGCTGTCCAAGATCGTGGCCGTCACCGCCAACAAGCACAGCGGCGCTGCTCACGAGGGCAAGATCCGCGCTGTCGTTGGAACCGTCACCGACGACAACCGTCTCCTCGAGGTCCCAAAGCTCAGCATCTGCGCTCTTCGCTTCACTGCCCCAGCGCGTGCCCGCATCGAGAAGGCCGGTGGCGAGTGCCTCACCTTCGACCAGCTCGCCCTCCGCGCCCCAACCGGCTCCAACGTTGTCCTCCTCCGTGGTCCAAAGAACGCCCGTGAGGCCGTCAAGCACTTTGGCTTCGGTCCTCACACCGACAAG AAGCCATACGTCGAGAGCAAGGGCCGCAAGTTCGAGCGTGCTCGTGGTCGCAGACGGTCGCGTGGTTTCAAGGTCTAA
- a CDS encoding uncharacterized protein (BUSCO:EOG09261D4D), whose protein sequence is MASDKVVGVLGGGQLGRMLAEAANLLEIKVNFLDAAGSSAKQVSGHDGHVEGSFKDKDAIQKLAEKSDVITVEIEHVDTEMLKEVADTVDVQPSWQTIRTIQDKYVQKLHLEKNGVAAAQFQALSAPTLQEMDRVGTELGLPFMLKCRRDAYDGRGNFAVKTKTDFREALDVLSKNKDLYAEKWCNFKMELAVMVVKTKDNVLSFPTVETIHEDSICKLTYCPARGVSPEIDKKAQALARQAVGCFWGKGVFGVEMFLTRNNDLLINEIAPRPHNSGHYTIEGCPVSQYEAHLRAILDLPLQQEDLQLREPSIMLNILGGESPDSHLLIARAALRHRRTKIHLYGKGQARKGRKMGHITVCAPTMQEAEQIIQPMIDLVDEGKPQINRRGSVMYSTPQEKPTEKPLVAIVMGSDSDLPVLQPGLAILNKFSIPYTTRITSAHRTPSWMAEFASGAAASGLKVIIAAAGGAAHLPGMTAAYTSLPVIGVPVKPTIGDGMDSLLSICNMPRGVPVATVSINNSVNAALLAARIIGSADLKVRDVVEKYMKDSEKEVREKDLKLVEIGAEKYATEILKK, encoded by the exons ATG GCATCAGACAAGGTCGTTGGCGTCCTCGGCGGCGGCCAACTGGGTCGCATGTTGGCAGAGGCCGCCAATCTGCTCGAGATCAAGGTCAATTTTCTGGACGCCGCCGGATCAAGTGCCAAGCAGGTCTCTGGACATGACGGACACGTCGAAGGATCCTTCAAAGACAAGGATGCGATCCAGAAACTGGCTGAGAAGTCCGATGTGATCACAGTCGAGATTGAGCATGTCGACACTGAAATGCTCAAGGAAGTCGCAGACACTGTCGATGTGCAGCCTTCTTGGCAGACAATCCGCACTATCCAGGACAAGTACGTTCAAAAATTGCACCTGGAGAAGAATGGcgtggcagcagcgcaaTTTCAGGCTCTGTCGGCTCCTACGCTTCAAGAAATGGATCGCGTAGGTACCGAACTTGGCCTGCCGTTCATGTTGAAGTGTAGGAGAGATGCCTACGATGGGCGCGGAAACTTTGCCGTCAAGACGAAAACCGACTTCAGAGAGGCTCTGGACGTACTCTCCAAGAACAAGGACCTATATGCCGAGAAATGGTGCAACTTCAAGATGGAGCTCGCAGTCATGGTCGTCAAGACCAAAGACAATGTTCTGTCTTTCCCTACAGTCGAGACGATCCACGAGGACAGCATTTGCAAATTGACCTATTGCCCAGCTCGTGGCGTTAGTCCTGAAATTGACAAGAAGGCTCAGGCATTGGCACGGCAGGCAGTTGGGTGCTTTTGGGGCAAAGGCGTCTTCGGCGTGGAGATGTTCCTGACGAGAAATAACGACCTTCTGATCAACGAGATCGCACCTCGTCCTCACAATTCTGGTCACTATACCATCGAAGGCTGCCCGGTGTCCCAATATGAAGCCCACCTTCGTGCGATCCTGGATTTGCCACTTCAGCAGGAAGACTTGCAGCTTCGAGAGCCAAGCATAATGCTCAACATTCTTGGTGGAGAGTCGCCAGATTCACATCTCTTGATAGCACGCGCAGCTCTGCGCCACCGCCGCACTAAAATCCATCTCTACGGAAAAG GTCAAGCACGCAAAGGCCGCAAAATGGGTCACATTACAGTCTGCGCACCCACAATGCAAGAAGCCGAGCAAATCATCCAACCCATGATCGACCTAGTCGACGAAGGCAAACCCCAAATCAACCGCCGAGGCTCCGTAATGTACAGCACACCACAAGAGAAACCAACAGAGAAACCCCTCGTAGCAATCGTAATGGGCTCCGATTCCGACCTCCCCGTCCTGCAACCCGGCCTCGCAATCCTCAACAAATTCTCCATCCCGTACACAACCCGCATAACCTCCGCCCACCGCACTCCATCCTGGATGGCCGAGTTTGCCTCTGGCGCCGCAGCTTCTGGCCTCAAAGTCAtcatcgcagctgcaggtgGTGCGGCTCATTTACCAGGCATGACAGCGGCTTATACTTCGCTGCCCGTCATTGGTGTTCCGGTGAAGCCTACTATTGGCGATGGCATGGATTCTCTGCTGAGTATCTGTAACATGCCGAGAGGAGTTCCGGTGGCTACTGTCTCGATCAACAACTCGGTCAATGCGGCTCTACTTGCCGCTCGCATCATTGGTTCAGCGGATTTGAAGGTCAGAGACGTGGTGGAGAAGTACATGAAAGATTCGGAAAAGGAGGTTCGGGAGAAGGATCTCAAGTTGGTGGAAATCGGGGCAGAGAAGTATGCCACTGAGATTCTGAAGAAGTGA